The Malus domestica chromosome 06, GDT2T_hap1 genome has a segment encoding these proteins:
- the LOC103438121 gene encoding protein MODIFIER OF SNC1 1: MTSSMLFGDRRMSSSRRSGMTVLGKVPKPINLPSKRLENHGADPSVEIVPKGTLSWGSRSSSASNAWGSPSLSPKADGGTSPSHLSGHLSPGSGTRPSTAGSDKGHEPSSNAWGSNSRPSSASGVLTSNQTTLTSLRPRSADTRPGSSQLSRFAEHSDHPVAWSAPGTAEKLGMMSSKNDGFSLTSGDFPTLGSEKDNPGKSAEPQDHSSYSRPGSSSGRVAKETTGTYVVGEISENANVKSGTANSWKRENPSYNEDGGRHGMEKWQGNPHPYPSANVPPQHYDGWHGGPVNNPQGGVWYRGPPGAPYGAPIPPGGFPMEPFPYYPPGPPQIPPAAIANQQSIPPPGAGPRGHHPKNGDMYRPHMQDAYIRPGMPIRPGFYPGPVAFEGYYSSPRGYCNPNERDVPYVGMTAGPPVYNNYPSQSAHRPAISQGRPSGYGPPNPQLMSEQFESGHPPDSRGPYKVLLKQHDGWDRRNEEQRNEGAVTRLSTDASSLEREDHPRTLGAESDWMSDHRKEGVRDQRKMVGEEASSRKFDNQGAASVPKKVMSPESLEQIKTVDVISMKKSGTEASGTPEVAQPLLDSSLIQKIEGLNAKARVSDGRSDTSSVSTREEQKNRFQVNAKTNNSVNEPVGGGIVNPERSHATESINPSLEVGSTISIPRRSNRAMHDDRSDHCGRGRFNNQEGEGWSKKSLVSEPTTVVSTARFEIPSNVHLHDHLVSTEAIEKSGSYPQGRCEEELATPMVDPNDSEAQRARMRELAKQRTKQLQEEEEERTRRQMAKARAKLEELNRRTQVESSNQKIESHSSVAIQIKQEESQTAGEPLIGGRKSAVGSNLDGASRINESSTGKDEKSTVLASDLPSDTLKSVGKEPVLMHDESMPKPKEVIVANVVDRNNAPQAHESNITRVKQAPKQRQNNQLEKKPTGKFTSTSTDDATKCQTDSVVDVSKSLGVVPNETASSSESSQTANTGAILESTSHPRKKNYRNGKNKQKTESTSTVAAMPSSASKETDIANATAESGRPMVSELELDPSLGQSQTIPRDAYQSSEQHLSPSNEESKGRGNSQWKPQHPRRVSRNSQAIKHSEKFHSTEAVVWAPVRSQNKADVPEEAIPKNEVEAVSAVKTEHKVQNSSKNKRAEMERYVPKPVAKEMAHQGSTQQPVASVINQTAINETIERSDSGSQVAESSQPITLTIGKVGIAIESRHGSSRQSKHGKAHGSWKERGSTESTAMHGSEDGPSYTSNVGQSDKNSVQNHQPQKPDVVSEIEQPKSYDWNDSDGWNMPEEPVAVAPVSVSAKDQGTTKRGRQHSFKGQRAMGNNHDLDEKKNSRGDTYKNNNQFSASETGHTDLAAASRENRAVGERAAPHWQPKSQAHSGNSQLGNRANGGQNVVVEVGRTFKKETSPRGAVPRPATPNKDNTEYVAQHQHDQVISERNNAGEGHSKRERKASFRGHPHSPNQGHVTPVETAPVSMDTRQEQHFNTGFRKNGNQNSRFGRGQDSRGDWNYSGHDSRQHNHPANRERQRHSSHFEYQPVGPYNNNNKFNNSEEPRDGPYNTGGRVKERGQTHPRRGGGNFHGRQSGTSQVDADMEQ, translated from the exons ATGACATCGAGTATGTTGTTTGGGGATCGGAG GATGTCTTCCTCCAGAAGAAGTGGAATGACTGTTTTAGGAAAAGTTCCAAAACCTATAAACTTGCCCAGTAAGAG GTTAGAAAATCATGGTGCGGACCCAAGTGTGGAAATCGTTCCCAA GGGCACCCTCAGTTGGGGCAGTAGATCATCTTCTGCATCAAATGCATGGGGTTCGCCATCATTGTCCCCAAAAGCTGATGGTGGCACATCACCAAGCCATCTCAGTGGCCACCTTTCACCTGGAAGTGGCACTCGACCATCAACTGCTGGTAGCGACAAAGGGCATGAACCTTCTTCTAATGCATGGGGTTCAAATTCTAGGCCATCATCGGCTTCTGGGGTCTTGACATCAAATCAGACAACACTGACCTCATTGCGTCCTCGCAGTGCAGACACAAGACCTGGTAGTTCACAGTTGTCAAGATTTGCTGAACACTCTGACCATCCAGTGGCGTGGAGTGCTCCTGGGACTGCAGAAAAATTG GGGATGATGTCATCGAAGAATGATGGATTTTCACTTACTTCTGGAGATTTTCCGACGCTTGGTTCAGAAAAAGATAATCCTGGAAAGAGTGCCGAGCCGCAAG ATCACAGTTCTTACAGTCGTCCTGGCTCTTCTAGTGGTAGAGTGGCAAAAGAGACAACTGGGACTTATGTAGTTG GCGAGATTTCTGAAAATGCAAATGTGAAGAGTGGAACTGCTAATTCATGGAAAAGAGAAAATCCCTCATACAACGAAGATGGAGGTAGACATGGTATGGAGAAGTGGCAGGGAAATCCTCACCCTTACCCTAGTGCTAATGTTCCTCCCCAGCACTATGATGGATGGCATGGTGGTCCAGTAAATAATCCACAAGGTGGTGTTTGGTATAGAGGACCTCCTGGAGCTCCCTATGGAGCTCCGATCCCTCCTGGTGGCTTTCCTATGGAACCATTTCCATATTATCCTCCAGGACCCCCACAGATTCCACCTGCTGCTATTGCCAATCAGCAATCCATTCCTCCACCTGGAGCAGGACCAAGAGGACACCATCCTAAAAATGGAGATATGTACAGACCTCATATGCAGGATGCATATATCCGTCCTGGTATGCCAATTAGACCTGGCTTTTACCCTGGTCCAGTGGCCTTTGAGGGATATTACAGTTCTCCAAGGGGCTACTGCAATCCAAATGAAAGAGATGTTCCGTATGTGGGAATGACAGCTGGTCCCCCTGTTTATAATAACTACCCTAGCCAAAGCGCTCACAGGCCTGCCATTTCTCAAGGCAGACCCAGTGGATATGGTCCTCCCAACCCCCAGCTGATGTCGGAGCAATTTGAATCTGGTCATCCGCCTGATTCTCGTGGACCTTACAAAGTTCTTTTGAAGCAGCATGATGGTTGGGATAGAAGAAATGAGGAGCAAAGGAATGAGGGTGCTGTCACAAGACTTTCAACTGATGCATCATCTCTTGAGAGGGAGGATCATCCTAGAACGTTGGGAGCAGAGAGTGATTGGATGTCAGATCACAGAAAGGAGGGAGTGAGGGATCAAAGGAAAATGGTCGGTGAAGAAGCTTCTTCAAGGAAGTTTGACAACCAAGGAGCCGCTTCAGTTCCTAAGAAAGTGATGTCTCCTGAAAGTTTGGAACAGATAAAGACAGTTGATGTCATCTCAATGAAGAAATCGGGTACTGAAGCCTCTGGCACGCCGGAAGTTGCACAACCACTCCTGGACTCCAGTCTGATTCAGAAAATAGAGGGATTAAATGCAAAGGCACGTGTTTCAGATGGACGAAGTGATACTTCATCTGTTTCCACTAGGGAGGAGCAGAAGAACAGATTCCAAGTCAATGCTAAAACTAACAATTCAGTTAATGAACCTGTTGGTGGTGGTATTGTAAATCCGGAAAGATCTCATGCCACGGAGAGCATAAATCCTTCTCTTGAAGTGGGCAGCACAATTTCCATCCCCAG GCGATCCAATCGTGCCATGCATGATGATAGATCAGATCATTGTGGTAGAGGAAGGTTCAATAATCAAGAAGGTGAAGGGTGGTCAAAGAAGTCCTTGGTCTCAGAACCGACAACTGTTGTATCAACTGCACGTTTTGAAATTCCTTCTAATGTTCATCTGCATGACCACCTTGTTTCAACGGAAGCAATTGAAAAGTCAGGATCTTATCCACAAGGCAGATGTGAGGAGGAATTGGCCACACCAATGGTTGATCCAAATGATTCTGAGGCACAG CGTGCTAGGATGAGGGAATTAGCTAAGCAACGTACCAAACAGTTacaggaggaagaggaggaacgGACAAGAAGGCAGATGGCCAAGGCTCGTGCAAAATTGGAAGAGTTGAACAGACGTACTCAAGTGGAGAGTTCAAATCAGAAGATTGAAAGTCACTCAAGTGTTGCCATCCAGATTAAGCAAGAAGAGTCTCAAACTGCAGGTGAACCACTAATTGGTGGCAGGAAATCAGCTGTGGGATCTAATCTTGATGGTGCTTCAAGGATTAATGAGAGTAGCACTGGAAAAGATGAAAAGTCAACCGTTCTGGCTAGTGACCTCCCTTCAGACACGCTAAAGAGTGTCGGCAAGGAACCTGTTCTGATGCACGATGAATCTATGCCTAAGCCGAAGGAGGTTATTGTTGCTAATGTCGTTGATCGCAACAATGCTCCCCAGGCTCATGAAAGCAATATTACTAGGGTTAAGCAGGCCCCTAAACAAAGGCAGAACAATCAGTTAGAAAAGAAGCCTACTGGAAAGTTTACTTCCACCAGCACAGATGATGCAACAAAATGTCAGACAGATTCTGTGGTTGATGTTTCCAAATCCCTTGGAGTTGTACCAAATGAAACAGCCTCAAGCAGTGAGTCAAGCCAGACTGCTAATACCGGTGCCATACTTGAGTCAACTTCTCATCCCAGAAAGAAAAACTACCGAAATGGAAAGAATAAGCAGAAAACAGAGAGTACATCAACGGTGGCTGCAATGCCATCATCTGCATCGAAAGAAACAGATATTGCAAATGCCACAGCTGAAAGTGGAAGGCCAATGGTATCTGAGTTGGAGTTGGATCCTAGCTTGGGTCAGTCCCAGACCATTCCTAGAGATGCATACCAGTCTTCGGAGCAACACTTGTCTCCATCAAATGAAGAATCTAAAGGTAGAGGAAATAGCCAGTGGAAACCTCAGCATCCTCGCAGGGTGTCAAGGAATTCGCAAGCTATTAAGCACTCAGAAAAATTTCACAGCACTGAGGCTGTTGTCTGGGCACCTGTGCGGTCACAGAACAAAGCTGATGTACCTGAGGAAGCCATCCCCAAAAATGAAGTTGAGGCTGTTAGTGCTGTAAAGACTGAACATAAAGTGCAAAATAGTTCAAAAAATAAGAGGGCTGAAATGGAGAGATATGTTCCAAAACCTGTAGCTAAAGAGATGGCGCATCAAGGAAGCACTCAGCAGCCAGTGGCTTCTGTAATCAATCAAACTGCAATAAATGAGACCATTGAGAGATCAGATTCTGGTTCTCAAGTTGCTGAAAGTTCCCAACCTATTACTCTAACTATTGGAAAAGTGGGAATTGCCATAGAGTCGAGGCATGGGAGTAGTAGACAGAGTAAGCACGGAAAAGCACATGGATCATGGAAGGAACGGGGGTCAACAGAATCAACTGCCATGCATGGTTCGGAAGATGGACCGTCATATACTTCAAATGTTGGTCAGAGTGATAAAAATTCAGTCCAGAATCATCAACCCCAGAAGCCTGATGTTGTCTCAGAGATAGAGCAACCAAAGAGTTATGATTGGAACGATTCTGATGGATGGAACATGCCTGAAGAGCCTGTTGCTGTTGCACCAGTCTCTGTTTCTGCAAAAGACCAGGGAACTACCAAAAGAGGAAGGCAGCATTCATTCAAGGGACAGAGAGCCATGGGAAACAATCATGATCtggatgaaaagaaaaatagcagagGGGATACCTACAAAAATAACAATCAGTTTTCAGCCTCTGAAACGGGTCACACAGACTTAGCTGCTGCTTCCAGAGAGAATCGAGCTGTTGGGGAACGTGCAGCGCCTCATTGGCAACCCAAATCTCAGGCACATTCAGGCAATAGTCAACTGGGAAATAGGGCCAATGGTGGTCAAAACGTTGTTGTGGAAGTTGGTCGGACTTTCAAAAAGGAGACCAGTCCCCGAGGTGCAGTGCCACGTCCAGCAACACCTAACAAGGATAATACTGAATATGTGGCCCAGCATCAACATGATCAGGTGATATCTGAGAGAAACAATGCAGGGGAAGGACATagtaagagagagaggaaagccTCATTCAGGGGACACCCCCACTCTCCGAACCAGGGTCATGTTACCCCAGTTGAAACAGCTCCTGTTAGTATGGATACTAGACAAGAGCAGCATTTTAACACTGGGTTCCGCAAGAATGGAAACCAAAACAGCCGTTTTGGGAGAGGTCAAGACTCTCGTGGGGATTGGAATTACTCGGGGCATGATAGTAGGCAGCACAACCACCCTGCAAACCGGGAGAGACAGAGGCACAGTTCGCATTTTGAGTACCAGCCAGTTGGGCcgtacaacaacaataacaagtTCAACAATTCCGAGGAACCGCGAGATGGTCCTTACAATACTGGTGGAAGAGTCAAGGAAAGAGGCCAGACCCATCCGAGACGTGGTGGGGGTAATTTCCATGGACGGCAAAGTGGCACCTCCCAAGTAGATGCAGATATGGAGCAGTAG